The proteins below come from a single Mytilus edulis chromosome 5, xbMytEdul2.2, whole genome shotgun sequence genomic window:
- the LOC139525434 gene encoding uncharacterized protein, whose product MAEGEDEKHEYYIRLLSFIIGPATETLQLYFEIKVLNSLDFFIFLEKHKHNLFHELYPSIPCCECKNDNKTSKKKGHLSDTQFDLLFEKDETQEVQGHKSIQGRQIKQLCLCSISAKRSTTIDVMDITLLSAVIKACCPTGSISGHPSWIKTIKSTRNFLAHCPSGKITKTEFDQRFLITEQSVLNLASVVGSTCLKLIISQISYFKKSELLTIRDIIKNNNDSICQILELFVEEQKSTFESLASQTRNLEENAEVMKTEFFSQLREQKDISVDIRNIVFEVKTVLRSELPKASDLPKKTVSIDDDVCYVEWRLAAPGNWDVDEIKDKLKDLSGLMGKWFRIVFVYKGSLVIQTTASICFLQNDNELQLAVESFLRDFVDICDLVLETKDIVKVELVVSMETFTSQYCVSEELTIPSLKCDICTTKNFSTDAIQYCLECQKYLCRHCIANHMLNAACLQHNLTDIDISLENTCSKHEGSSLEFFCEEHDCLCCKSCIDEKHLSCQNLVPLEAVAKEMNKSDIFQDLSNDLFCLNSTLAKAITTQDDNIIGLNDSEISIFNNVKSHKAVILKRLDELEGKIRLDTCSLTEEQKDKSEYSKGLLLQIKIPIQSISRQLNQVLKCSSQKELFVLNYKSKSEMVACKIKLQELLSTLKTRKIIYKPPTDIQNKVRSLGSIKLDSSTCLIPEGHVPLLDPETPLQFILDLKIEIKRPGNVCITGMAITSDNRLLLCNYCSTSLLVYDDNGTYLQDCILSGSPCDIAVIPGEDKAVVTLPDEKSIQFIDITTMTAGSIRTLSVSYLGVAVVNEKICVWGIQGLYMSILDIEGELINTVTVPYVSLYFLNTGPRDSVYYTDFYDDTVCCITLDGEQQFKYTSNDLKGPQSVITDKKGNVYVACMNSNNIQRLTPNGEFMDVILNEENDIEYPAHMVFSYDYRKLFVINQFTDNTCLLVFLCK is encoded by the exons ATGGCTGAGGGAGAGGATGAGAAACACGAATATTATATAAGACTTTTATCCTTCATCATTGGACCAGCTACAGAAACGCTTCAGCTCTACTTTGAGATCAAAGTTTTGAACTCGTTAGACTTTTTCATTTTCCTAGAAAAACATAAACACAACTTATTCCATGAACTATATCCATCTATTCCATGTTGTGAatgtaaaaatgataataaaacgTCAAAGAAAAAAGGCCACTTGAGTGATACTCAGTTTGATTTATTGTTCGAAAAAGATGAAACACAAGAAGTCCAAGGCCATAAGAGCATACAAGGTCGTCAAATTAAACAATTATGCCTCTGCAGTATCTCAGCAAAACGATCAACCACCATTGACGTGATGGATATAACACTGTTGTCTGCAGTGATTAAGGCATGTTGTCCTACTGGGTCTATTTCTGGACATCCATCATggataaaaactataaaatcaaCAAGAAATTTCTTAGCACATTGTCCAAGTGGTAAAATAACTAAGACTGAATTCGATCAGAGGTTTTTAATAACAGAACAGTCGGTATTGAATCTAGCTAGTGTTGTAGGTTCTACATGTCTTaaacttataataagtcaaatttcttattttaaaaagagCGAATTGTTAACAATTAGAGATATCATAAAGAACAACAATGACAGTATCTGTCAG attCTTGAATTGTTCGTAGAAGAGCAAAAAAGCACATTTGAATCATTAGCAAGTCAAACCAGAAATTTGGAAGAGAATGCTGAGGTAATGAAGACTGAGTTTTTCAGCCAACTGCGTGAACAAAAAG ACATATCAGTTGACATCCGGAATATTGTATTTGAGGTCAAAACAGTGCTGCGAAGTGAACTGCCGAAGGCATCAgatttgccaaaaaaaacagtCTCCATTG ATGATGACGTTTGTTATGTGGAGTGGAGGCTTGCAGCACCAGGTAACTGGGATGTCGATGAAATTAAGGACAAATTGAAAGATCTTTCAGGTCTGATGGGAAAATGGTTTCGTATAGTGTTTGTCTACAAGGGATCACTGGTGATTCAGACCACAGCTTCAATATGTTTCCTGCAAAATGACAACGAACTTCAACTTGCTGTAGAATCATTTTTAAGAGATTTCGTTGACATTTGTGATCTTGTTTTGGAAACCAAAGATATTGTTAAAGTGGAACTTGTAGTATCCATGGAAACGTTTACGTCAC aatATTGTGTCTCAGAGGAGTTGACAATACCAAGTTTAAAGTGCGACATCTGTACCACTAAAAACTTTTCGACAGACGCAATTCAATATTGCTTAGAATGTCAAAAATATTTATGTCGTCATTGTATCGCTAACCATATGTTAAATGCAGCATGTTTGCAACACAACCTGACAGACATTGATATTTCTTTAGAAAACACCTGTTCCAAGCACGAAGGCAGCAGTCTCGAGTTCTTTTGTGAGGAACACGATTGCTTGTGTTGTAAGTCTTGCATTGATGAAAAACATTTATCCTGTCAGAATTTGGTTCCTTTAGAGGCTGTAGCAAAAGAGATGAATAAATCAGACATTTTTCAAGacttatctaatgatttattctGTTTAAATTCAACATTAGCTAAAGCAATCACAACCCAGGATGACAATATTATAGGCCTAAATGATAGTGAAATTTCGATATTTAATAACGTTAAAAGTCATAAAGCTGTAATCCTAAAACGATTGGACGAACTTGAAGGCAAAATTAGACTGGATACCTGCTCGTTAACAGAGGAACAGAAAGATAAATCTGAATATAGTAAAGGTTTGTTACTGCAGATAAAAATCCCAATCCAAAGCATATCAAGGCAATTAAATCAAGTATTGAAGTGTTCTTCACAGAAGGAATTGTTCGTTTTGAATTACAAGAGTAAATCAGAAATGGTAGCTTGCAAAATCAAACTTCAAGAATTACTATCAACCCTTAAGACAAGAAAAATCATATATAAACCACCAACAGACATTCAGAATAAAGTTAGGTCTTTGGGATCAATAAAACTAGATTCTTCAACATGCCTTATTCCAGAAGGTCATGTGCCATTATTAGATCCTGAAACGCCATTGCAATTTATATTAGACCTTAAAATAGAGATTAAACGCCCTGGAAATGTTTGTATAACTGGTATGGCTATCACATCTGATAATCGTCTATTGCTCTGTAATTACTGCAGTACAAGCTTACTGGTTTACGATGACAATGGTACCTATTTACAGGATTGCATTTTATCCGGTTCGCCGTGCGATATAGCTGTAATACCTGGTGAAGACAAAGCAGTCGTTACTCTACCTGATGAGAAATCTATACAGTTTATAGATATAACAACAATGACAGCTGGTTCTATACGAACTTTATCTGTTAGTTATTTAGGTGTTGCTGTAGTAAATGAAAAGATTTGTGTGTGGGGTATACAAGGTTTGTACATGTCAATACTCGATATAGAAGGTGAACTTATCAACACAGTTACAGTACCATATGTTAGTTTATACTTTCTCAATACAGGCCCTCGTGATAGTGTTTACTATACAGACTTTTATGACGATACTGTATGTTGCATTACTTTGGACGGAGAACAACAATTCAAATACACTTCAAACGATCTAAAAGGCCCTCAGTCTGTTATAACCGACAAGAAAGGTAATGTTTATGTGGCATGTATGAATTCTAATAATATCCAAAGACTAACACCTAACGGAGAATTCATGGACGTCATTCTGAAcgaagaaaatgatatagaatatCCAGCTCATATGGTCTTCAGTTACGATTATCGAAAGCTATTTGTGATTAATCAATTTACAGATAACACGTGTCTCCTCGTATTCttgtgcaaataa